In Nicotiana tabacum cultivar K326 chromosome 17, ASM71507v2, whole genome shotgun sequence, one DNA window encodes the following:
- the LOC107832734 gene encoding beta-amyrin 6-beta-monooxygenase-like, translated as MISYLLALLFLPLSLTFIFFLRKRDSNSKKLPPGTSGWPLLGENMEFALLGPEKFIKNRMEKYSPQVFQTSIMGEKMAVFCGAQGNKFLFSSENKLLTSWWPQSMKKALLFPEFAESSLKEVSALQRGFLHDILKPEALKQYIPVMDSMAREHVDENWIPNNGVVKVFPLSKKYTFDLACRLFMNLVNPEEIKRLADPFTLVTNGIFSMPIDLPGTAYNRAIKGGKMVRDELMRIITQRRKELQMENKEIIAGGRDLLSKMLLVTDENGRFMSEMEISNNIIGMLVASFETTSSAVTSVLKYLAELPHVYDQVYKEQMAIAKLKGEDELLTWEDIEKMKYSWNVARESLRLTPPAQGAFRETITDCTYAGFTIPKGWKTFWSVHSTHKNPKYFSDPEKFDPTRFEGSGPAPYTFIPFGGGPRMCPGKEYARLEILVLMHNVVKRFKLEKVIPDEEIVFHASPVPKHGLPVRLLPHGN; from the exons aTGATTTCTTACCTATTAGCTCTGCTATTCCTTCCTCTATCTCTcactttcatcttcttcctccGTAAACGCGATTCGAATAGCAAGAAACTTCCGCCAGGAACATCTGGATGGCCATTGTTAGGAGAAAATATGGAGTTTGCCTTATTAGGTCCTgagaaattcatcaaaaataGAATGGAAAAGTACTCACCTCAAGTGTTCCAAACATCAATAATGGGAGAGAAAATGGCTGTGTTTTGTGGTGCACAAGGGAATAAGTTCTTATTCTCAAGTGAGAACAAACTTCTCACCTCCTGGTGGCCACAATCTATGAAAAAGGCATTGCTTTTCCCTGAATTTGCTGAGAGTTCATTGAAAGAAGTATCCGCTTTACAACGCGGTTTTCTCCACGATATTCTCAAGCCTGAGGCACTAAAACAATACATTCCAGTTATGGATTCAATGGCCCGAGAACATGTAGATGAAAATTGGATTCCTAATAATGGAGTAGTCAAGGTTTTTCCATTGTCAAAAAAGTACACATTTGATTTGGCGTGTCGATTGTTCATGAATTTGGTAAATCCTGAGGAAATAAAAAGGTTGGCTGATCCTTTCACTCTTGTTACAAATGGAATATTTTCTATGCCTATTGATTTGCCCGGAACAGCTTATAATCGCGCTATCAAAGGCGGGAAAATGGTTAGGGATGAACTCATGAGGATCATTACACAGAGGAGAAAGGAATTACAAATGGAGAATAAAGAGATAATAGCAGGAGGCAGAGACTTGTTGTCAAAAATGTTGCTTGTTACTGATGAAAATGGACGGTTTATGAGTGAAATGGAGATCTCCAACAATATAATAGGAATGCTAGTGGCAAGCTTTGAGACTACTAGTAGTGCAGTCACTAGTGTTTTGAAGTACCTCGCTGAACTTCCCCACGTCTATGATCAAGTTTACAAAG AACAAATGGCAATTGCAAAGTTGAAAGGAGAAGATGAGTTGCTAACATGGGAGGACATTGAGAAGATGAAGTATTCTTGGAATGTAGCTCGTGAATCACTAAGGCTAACTCCACCAGCTCAAGGAGCTTTTAGAGAAACAATCACTGATTGTACATATGCAGGTTTTACAATTCCAAAAGGGTGGAAG ACATTTTGGTCAGTGCACTCTACACATAAGAATCCGAAATACTTCTCTGATCCTGAAAAGTTTGATCCAACGAGGTTCGAGGGAAGTGGACCTGCACCCTACACGTTTATACCCTTCGGGGGAGGACCTCGGATGTGCCCTGGAAAAGAGTATGCTCGACTGGAAATACTAGTGTTGATGCACAATGTGGTTAAAAGGTTTAAACTTGAAAAGGTTATTCCTGATGAGGAGATTGTGTTCCATGCTTCTCCTGTGCCAAAGCATGGCCTTCCTGTTCGCCTTCTGCCTCACGGAAATTAA
- the LOC107832733 gene encoding pentatricopeptide repeat-containing protein At5g57250, mitochondrial, with the protein MKLSSLLSVVKSGFTPTAQHLNHFLLFLSRSKKFKLIIHLVKSNQFNADSKTRIIFIQALAEENRFEEALKHLKSNSATQVYKDKRLFDSLIQGLSQTNPGKALSLLQDCSGKDGILLSSYTFCSLIHSFCTRGRIDEAIQVLELMAHEKIKYPFDNFVCSFVIHGFLSVGKAELAVEFFENAVNSGCLKPNVITYTTLVSAYCRLGRIEEVSNLGMYGLELDVVFYSNWMYGYFREGAIEEALKRYNEMVCTRRIELDTIGYTILIDGFSKEGHVEKAVGFLYRMKKHGLQPNLVTLTALVLGFCKKGKVLDAFAVFKMVEDLQIEADEFVYAVLIDGVCRMGDVERAFKLLGEVEKKGIKPSVVTYNTIINGLCKAGRMNEAYDVSKGILGDVITYSTLLHGYIQEENVMGMLETKKRVEAADVFLDVTMCNLLIKALFMMGLFEDALAIYKKLSDMGITSNSVTYGAMIDGYLKVGMIDEALEIFDEFRKTSIPSAACYNCTIQGLCRNGMADIAIEVFVELIDRGLPSSTRIYMTLIKKIFEVKGAQGVLDLFQRLERVKHENFGSMCEDALSFLCNKGLLQAAVNLLIVIQSNGFVLSKKSYHLLMKSLLYGGQTFLTGLLLTTFLKKYGIFEHRAKKMLVYFLCIKNVETALRFLTIVKGDTSEVTFSAVVLRTLTRGGRYLDAYNLVMGARDKLPLMDVVDYSIVIDGLCKGGNIDRALDLCNFAKNKGISFNIVTYNSVINGLCRQGCMVEAFRLFDSLERNDIVPSEITYSILIDALSKEGLLADARRLFEEMFLKNLRPSNRIYNSLIDGCSKLGQIQETLKLLLDLQAKGLTPDEFTVSAVLNSYCQKGDMEEALGFFSEFKMKGILPDFLGFMYLVRGLCDKGRMEESRCILREMLQSKSVIDLLGRVEIQIETESIRSFLSLLCERGSIQEAVTILNEVVSMFFPARRGCGAWNLLGKIEEPYNGGEMDIDSRSRQSWMPEKASNNRHDQDTQIAQLLDFNSYYSCIALLCSKGECDKANEVAKVITGFT; encoded by the coding sequence ATGAAGCTCTCGTCGCTTCTTTCTGTAGTTAAGAGTGGTTTCACTCCCACCGCCCAACACTTGAACCATTTCCTCCTCTTCCTTTCTCGCTCCAAAAAATTCAAACTCATCATTCACTTAGTCAAATCAAATCAATTCAACGCTGACTCCAAGACCCGGATAATCTTCATACAAGCACTTGCCGAAGAGAACAGATTCGAAGAGGCACTTAAGCACTTGAAATCGAATAGTGCTACCCAGGTGTACAAAGATAAACGCCTATTTGATTCTTTAATTCAGGGCCTCTCTCAAACAAACCCCGGAAAGGCGCTTTCTTTACTGCAGGATTGCTCAGGGAAAGATGGTATTTTGCTCTCTTCTTACACTTTTTGTTCATTGATTCACTCTTTCTGCACTCGGGGAAGGATTGATgaagcaattcaagtgttagAGTTAATGGCCCATGAGAAAATTAAATACCcatttgataattttgtgtgCAGTTTTGTGATTCATGGTTTCTTGAGTGTTGGAAAGGCTGAGCTCGCtgttgagttctttgaaaatgcTGTGAATTCAGGTTGTTTAAAGCCCAATGTTATTACTTACACAACACTTGTGAGTGCTTATTGTAGGTTAGGTAGAATTGAGGAGGTTTCTAATTTGGGAATGTATGGATTAGAATTAGATGTTGTGTTTTACAGTAATTGGATGTATGGGTATTTTAGGGAAGGAGCAATTGAAGAGGCACTAAAAAGATATAATGAGATGGTGTGTACTAGGAGAATTGAGTTGGATACAATAGGCTATACAATACTTATTGATGGGTTCTCAAAGGAGGGACATGTGGAGAAAGCAGTTGGGTTCCTATACAGGATGAAAAAACATGGTCTTCAACCTAATTTGGTTACTCTAACAGCACTTGTATTAGGATTCTGCAAGAAGGGGAAAGTGCTTGATGCGTTTGCAGTGTTTAAGATGGTTGAGGATTTGCAGATTGAAGCAGATGAGTTTGTGTATGCAGTATTGATTGATGGTGTGTGCAGGATGGGTGACGTTGAGCGTGCGTTCAAATTGCTCGGTGAAGTGGAGAAGAAAGGCATAAAACCTAGTGTTGTCACATATAATACCATTATCAATGGATTGTGCAAAGCTGGGAGGATGAATGAGGCCTATGATGTGTCTAAGGGAATCCTCGGAGATGTTATCACGTATAGTACATTGTTACATGGTTATATTCAAGAAGAAAATGTCATGGGAATGCTAGAAACAAAAAAGAGAGTTGAAGCAGCTGATGTTTTTCTGGATGTTACTATGTGCAACTTGCTTATAAAAGCCCTATTTATGATGGGATTGTTTGAGGATGCTCTTGCCATATATAAGAAATTATCAGATATGGGCATCACTTCCAATTCTGTTACTTACGGTGCCATGATTGACGGTTACTTGAAAGTAGGAATGATAGATGAGGCACTTGAAATATTTGATGAATTTCGGAAGACATCTATACCTTCAGCTGCATGTTACAATTGCACCATTCAAGGGCTCTGTAGGAATGGCATGGCGGACATAGCAATTGAAGTATTCGTTGAACTAATTGATCGAGGTTTGCCTTCAAGTACAAGGATCTATATGACATTGATAAAAAAGATCTTTGAAGTTAAGGGTGCTCAGGGAGTTTTAGATTTGTTTCAGAGATTGGAAAGAGTTAAGCATGAAAATTTTGGTTCAATGTGTGAAGATGCTCTTTCTTTCCTGTGCAACAAAGGATTATTACAGGCTGCAGTCAATCTGCTAATTGTGATCCAAAGTAATGGTTTTGTTCTAAGCAAGAAATCCTACCATCTTTTAATGAAATCTCTTCTGTATGGTGGCCAAACCTTTTTGACTGGACTTCTTTTGACAACATTCCTAAAAAAGTATGGGATTTTTGAGCACAGGGCAAAGAAGATGCTTGTGTACTTCCTTTGCATTAAAAATGTAGAAACTGCACTTCGGTTTCTTACTATAGTGAAAGGCGACACATCTGAGGTGACCTTTTCTGCTGTAGTTTTGCGGACACTGACAAGAGGTGGACGATATCTGGATGCGTATAACCTTGTTATGGGAGCGAGAGATAAACTACCTCTCATGGATGTCGTTGACTACTCAATTGTTATTGACGGCCTTTGCAAAGGAGGAAATATTGACAGGGCATTAGATCTCTGTAATTTTGCCAAGAATAAGGGAATTTCTTTCAATATTGTAACCTATAACTCAGTTATCAATGGGTTGTGTCGTCAAGGGTGCATGGTTGAGGCTTTTCGGTTATTTGATTCTTTAGAAAGGAATGATATAGTTCCTTCAGAAATCACGTATAGTATACTCATTGATGCTTTGTCAAAAGAAGGTCTTTTAGCCGATGCTAGGAGGTTGTTTGAGGAAATGTTCCTGAAGAATCTTAGACCGAGTAATCGTATATACAATTCATTAATCGATGGATGCAGCAAGTTAGGTCAAATCCAGGAAACTTTGAAGCTTCTCCTTGATTTACAAGCTAAAGGCCTCACACCAGATGAATTCACTGTCAGTGCAGTACTTAACAGCTATTGTCAGAAGGGTGACATGGAGGAAGCTCTTGGGTTCTTTTCTGAGTTCAAAATGAAAGGCATACTACCTGATTTCTTGGGTTTCATGTACTTGGTGAGAGGCTTATGTGATAAAGGAAGGATGGAAGAATCCCGATGCATTTTGAGAGAGATGCTTCAATCAAAATCTGTCATTGATCTTCTTGGCAGAGTTGAAATCCAAATCGAGACAGAGTCTATTAGAAGTTTTCTTTCTCTATTGTGTGAGCGAGGAAGCATACAAGAGGCAGTTACTATTCTGAATGAAGTGGTATCCATGTTTTTCCCTGCTAGAAGGGGGTGTGGAGCTTGGAATTTATTAGGAAAAATCGAAGAGCCTTATAATGGGGGAGAGATGGATATAGACTCAAGATCACGTCAGAGTTGGATGCCTGAGAAGGCATCAAACAACCGTCATGACCAAGACACTCAAATAGCCCAGTTGCTCGACTTCAATTCTTACTATTCCTGTATTGCTTTATTGTGTTCAAAAGGGGAGTGTGATAAGGCTAATGAAGTGGCTAAAGTTATTACTGGTTTCACATAG
- the LOC142171634 gene encoding subtilisin-like protease SBT5.6, which translates to MQSGTSMSCPHVSAVIALLKSIHPDWSSAAIRSALMTTSTINNVVGRPITNATGNDANPFEYGAGHFRPSRAVDPGLIYDATYEDYLLYLCSQNISLDSSFNCPEEVPEASNLNYPSLAIANIKGSRTVRRVVTNVGKDNSTYILAMRSPPGYVVDIIPKTLRFSKLGEKLSFNITVRAQSVERRNEFAFGWYTWSDGVHVVQSHIAASSA; encoded by the exons ATGCAGTCTGGGACATCCATGTCTTGCCCACATGTTTCAGCTGTAATTGCACTCTTAAAATCCATTCATCCAGATTGGAGCAGTGCTGCAATCAGATCAGCTCTAATGACAACAT CAACAATCAATAATGTGGTTGGTAGACCAATAACAAATGCCACTGGTAATGATGCAAACCCCTTTGAATACGGAGCAGGCCATTTCCGACCATCAAGAGCAGTAGATCCTGGACTCATTTATGATGCAACGTATGAGGATTATCTTCTCTATCTTTGTAGTCAAAACATAAGCCTAGATTCCTCGTTCAATTGTCCTGAGGAAGTACCAGAAGCAAGTAACCTTAACTATCCATCACTTGCAATAGCTAACATCAAAGGATCCAGGACCGTCAGAAGAGTTGTTACAAATGTTGGAAAAGACAATTCTACTTACATTTTAGCTATGAGATCACCTCCTGGATATGTTGTTGACATCATTCCGAAAACTTTACGCTTCAGCAAGTTGGGAGAGAAACTTAGCTTCAATATAACAGTTAGAGCACAAAGTGTTGAAAGGAGAAATGAGTTTGCCTTTGGTTGGTACACATGGAGTGACGGAGTCCATGTGGTTCAAAGTCACATTGCAGCATCATccgcataa